From the Candidatus Dadabacteria bacterium genome, one window contains:
- a CDS encoding undecaprenyl-diphosphate phosphatase translates to MEIAQSIVLGLIQGITEFFPVSSTAHLFLVPWLFSWQDQGLPFTVALHVGSLFAILYCFRGELALIIRDFLCGLRSFSFEGRQHGKTGVYLVIATLPAVAAGFLFEGYASGALRDPVLVAAFLLGFGVLLYISDRKTTASKTLSDMNLADALFFGVAQAFAILPGASRAGVTITGGLFRNYKREEAARFSFLLAIPVIVAAGVFEIRHLGYADMFRWSFVLGVATSFISALFAIRFLLGYVRTRSFTLFVIYRVVLSVVIIAVYSWA, encoded by the coding sequence TTGGAGATAGCGCAGTCGATAGTCCTCGGGCTGATACAGGGAATAACCGAGTTTTTTCCCGTAAGTAGCACAGCCCACTTGTTTCTGGTTCCGTGGCTTTTTTCTTGGCAGGATCAGGGTCTGCCTTTCACAGTGGCGCTTCACGTAGGGAGCCTCTTTGCTATCCTTTACTGCTTCAGGGGAGAACTCGCGCTTATCATACGGGATTTTCTCTGTGGCTTGAGATCTTTTTCGTTTGAGGGGCGCCAACATGGAAAAACCGGAGTCTACCTTGTGATCGCTACCCTGCCTGCTGTTGCGGCCGGGTTTTTGTTCGAGGGCTATGCCTCGGGCGCGCTTCGCGACCCTGTTCTGGTTGCCGCCTTTCTTCTTGGTTTCGGGGTACTTCTTTACATCTCCGACAGAAAAACGACCGCGAGCAAGACTCTTTCTGACATGAACCTCGCCGACGCGCTTTTTTTCGGTGTGGCTCAAGCTTTTGCGATTCTGCCGGGAGCTTCAAGGGCGGGCGTTACAATTACCGGAGGGCTTTTCAGAAACTACAAAAGAGAAGAAGCCGCGCGGTTTTCATTTCTTCTGGCCATACCTGTCATAGTTGCTGCCGGGGTTTTTGAGATAAGGCATCTTGGGTATGCGGATATGTTCCGATGGTCTTTCGTTCTCGGAGTTGCAACTTCTTTTATCTCGGCGCTTTTCGCTATCCGGTTTCTGCTCGGTTACGTGAGGACAAGATCGTTTACCCTTTTTGTTATCTACAGGGTGGTTCTTTCCGTTGTGATAATTGCGGTGTACTCATGGGCATAG
- a CDS encoding 3'(2'),5'-bisphosphate nucleotidase gives MGFEFEKKVGLEAVTKTAKVCARMSGKPEFREALYKTDGSPVTLADFFVQALINEKLTAAFPEIPIVAEETSFCLEGSCGEKLRRHLEKLLPEKSPDEIFRAIDRGNHGDGNHGRFWTLDPIDGTRGLLAKRQYAIALALIEDGEVVLGILGCPELGPDRSNGTGGKKGVVFFAEKGQGSCQFGLWGSPQTRISVSSVEKASDSVMCESVEAPDSSYEFSGKIARFLDISTKPVRMDSQCKYAVLARGDTSIYLRPPPRKDYKENIWDHAAGYIIVREAGGTVTDSAGKPLDFSVGKKLLENKGILATNGAVHEAVLQAVRKTVSR, from the coding sequence ATGGGCTTTGAATTTGAGAAAAAGGTAGGCCTGGAAGCAGTAACAAAAACGGCAAAGGTCTGCGCAAGAATGAGCGGGAAACCTGAGTTCCGCGAAGCACTTTACAAAACGGATGGTTCCCCTGTAACTCTTGCGGATTTTTTTGTACAGGCGTTAATAAACGAAAAACTCACAGCCGCTTTTCCTGAAATTCCCATAGTCGCCGAGGAAACCTCGTTTTGTCTCGAAGGCAGTTGCGGAGAAAAACTCAGAAGACATCTTGAGAAACTTCTGCCCGAAAAAAGTCCAGACGAAATATTCCGCGCAATCGACAGGGGAAATCACGGGGATGGGAACCACGGTAGATTCTGGACCCTTGACCCGATCGACGGAACAAGAGGTCTTCTTGCGAAACGCCAGTACGCAATCGCACTCGCGCTTATTGAGGACGGTGAGGTAGTTCTCGGAATCCTGGGGTGTCCGGAACTGGGACCGGACAGGAGCAACGGCACAGGCGGAAAAAAGGGGGTTGTATTTTTCGCCGAGAAGGGACAAGGTTCCTGCCAGTTCGGGCTTTGGGGAAGTCCGCAGACCCGCATTTCGGTATCGAGTGTAGAAAAAGCCTCGGACTCCGTCATGTGCGAATCGGTTGAAGCCCCGGATTCGTCCTATGAATTTTCGGGGAAAATCGCCCGGTTTCTCGATATAAGCACAAAACCCGTAAGGATGGACAGCCAGTGTAAATACGCTGTCTTGGCAAGGGGAGATACTTCCATTTACCTTCGCCCCCCTCCGCGAAAAGATTACAAGGAGAACATATGGGACCACGCCGCAGGATACATAATCGTCAGAGAAGCCGGAGGAACCGTTACCGACTCCGCGGGCAAACCGCTTGATTTCTCCGTTGGTAAAAAACTCCTCGAGAATAAAGGAATTCTAGCAACGAATGGTGCCGTCCATGAAGCGGTCCTGCAGGCGGTTAGAAAAACCGTTTCTCGATAA